The Desmonostoc muscorum LEGE 12446 genome includes a region encoding these proteins:
- the ilvC gene encoding ketol-acid reductoisomerase, whose amino-acid sequence MARMYYDEDANLDLLAGKTIAIIGYGSQGHAHALNLKDSGLNVIVGLYPGSKSVAKAEAAGLTVKNVADAANAADFIMILLPDEVQKTIYKNEIEPNLEEGNVLAFAHGFNIHFGQVVPPANVDVVMVAPKGPGHLVRRTYESGEGVPALFAVYQDASGQARDRAMSYAKGIGGTRAGVLETTFREETETDLFGEQAVLCGGLSALIKAGFETLVEAGYQPELAYFECLHEVKLIVDLVVEGGLAKMRDSISNTAEYGDYTRGPRIVTEETKAEMQKILSEIQSGQFAREFVLENQSGKPGFTAMRRKESEHKIEEVGKDLRAMFSWLKKA is encoded by the coding sequence ATGGCCCGGATGTATTATGACGAAGATGCCAATTTAGACCTTTTGGCTGGAAAAACTATTGCTATCATCGGCTATGGTTCCCAAGGTCATGCCCACGCTCTCAATTTAAAAGATAGTGGTTTGAATGTGATTGTGGGACTATATCCGGGTAGTAAGTCAGTGGCAAAAGCTGAAGCAGCTGGGTTAACTGTGAAAAATGTCGCCGATGCTGCCAATGCTGCTGACTTCATCATGATTTTGTTACCTGATGAAGTTCAAAAAACGATTTACAAAAACGAGATTGAACCGAATTTAGAAGAAGGGAATGTGTTAGCCTTTGCCCACGGTTTCAATATTCACTTTGGACAAGTTGTACCACCGGCGAATGTAGATGTAGTAATGGTGGCACCAAAAGGGCCGGGGCATTTAGTACGGCGCACTTATGAAAGTGGGGAAGGTGTACCAGCGCTGTTTGCAGTGTATCAAGATGCTAGTGGTCAGGCACGCGATCGCGCCATGTCTTATGCTAAAGGTATCGGTGGTACTCGCGCCGGTGTTCTCGAAACTACTTTCCGCGAAGAAACTGAAACCGATTTATTTGGCGAACAAGCGGTATTATGCGGTGGTTTGAGTGCTTTAATCAAAGCCGGATTTGAAACTTTAGTAGAAGCTGGTTATCAACCAGAATTGGCTTATTTTGAATGTCTGCATGAAGTCAAGCTAATTGTTGACTTAGTTGTGGAAGGTGGTTTAGCTAAAATGCGCGACAGCATTTCTAACACAGCTGAATATGGCGATTATACTCGTGGCCCGCGGATTGTCACCGAAGAAACCAAAGCTGAAATGCAGAAGATTCTCAGCGAAATTCAATCTGGGCAATTTGCACGGGAATTTGTTCTAGAAAACCAATCTGGTAAACCAGGATTTACCGCCATGCGTCGCAAAGAATCTGAACACAAAATTGAGGAAGTTGGTAAAGATTTACGCGCTATGTTTAGCTGGTTGAAAAAAGCTTAA